A region of Chloracidobacterium sp. DNA encodes the following proteins:
- a CDS encoding carboxypeptidase regulatory-like domain-containing protein — protein sequence MSKSHRSFRIASRFAVVAFISIVSLTLAVAGTNAAGLSFLDSVKEFFGLQTEPSTEATLVTSPNSAFTPGNLVVYRVGDGAAALTSAATAVFLDEYTTSGTLVQSIAMPTTVSGANRILTASGTSTSEGFLSRSADGQYLVLGGYDKAVAGAAPNSDTPATTNRVIGRVSAAGTVDTSTALNDPTGNIRGAASTNGTDLWMTSSSNGIRYAAFGTVGASTQLSTTVTNLRVPAIFGGQLYTSTSSGATVRIGTVGTGTPTTTGQTITNLAGFPLTGGPYSYFFADLDAGVSGVDTLYVSDDGAGQVQKYSLVGASWSANGTVTLTAARGLTGTVSGSTVTLYITANGTSLQTLTDSSGYNATITGTLASLATPGTNTAFRGVALVPDGGGPTPTATNSATASPTPTFTFTPTNTPAASPTFTNTATPTNTATNTATATPTQTPPTGPTFVISQVYGGGGATSGTPTYEYDYVELKNITSSVQSLNLLKLYYGAAAGNFASTSANEFILPNVSVNPGQYYLVQVGPVGTVGSPLPVTPDAVTPNLTMSATNGKLALVTGLLPINTCGATATPCDATQLSYIVDWVAWGAAGNGGASGGGEGGTTVNNGVAIDNTIGGVRKVFGCLDTNNNNDNFDVVTNPVPRNLASPVFDCAGASPTPTHTPTGTPTNTSTPTPTGTATNTATPTPTQTPPTGPTFVLSQVYGGGGGTGTYQYDYVEIKNITASVQSLHLLKLYYGSALGNFASGASNEFLLPNVSLNPGQFYLVQLGSAGTGAALPVTPDLITTNLNMSATSGKIALVTGLLAPDTCGATATPCDATQLSYIVDWVAYGAAGNGTAGNGEGGTSVNNGVAITNADGGVRKVNGCQDTNNNNVDFDVVTPPVPRNTSTTIACGGATPTSTNTPTATATGTPSGSSVAGTVTYGNPASPTTKFISNATVASTVGSPLVTTTTAAPGGTAGQYTLTGFGAGNYTVGVTKTTGQNGVSSADAARIAQHVAGSNIIPTSRQRIAADVTNNGALSSTDAAQIARFVSGLGAPVGLTNQWRFFVPSVTEPTFPIGASPTTRSYTDPIGVQTGQDYIGILVGEVTGNWAAGPLRPAAGPERSTAIAAPRLVTPADSEVIIPVAINGAVNKGIISYEFDLRYDPTVIQPQAEPVDLAGTVSRGLTAVANPNEPGLLRVVMYGAYPIDSNGLLLNLKFTAVGAPGSTSPLTWENVMFNEGDPGTLTTDGTVELSASAPNQAELTGRVVNTMGQGIANARVTLTDTTTGAIRSAMSNGFGAYRFGGLTVGQTYTVSVDSKHSAFAPLTVSITGQSVNTDMIAAQ from the coding sequence ATGTCTAAGAGTCATAGGTCGTTTCGTATTGCTAGTAGATTTGCGGTTGTCGCTTTCATTAGCATCGTTTCTTTAACACTTGCAGTAGCCGGCACAAACGCCGCCGGCCTTTCTTTTCTCGATTCAGTAAAAGAGTTCTTTGGCCTGCAGACAGAGCCATCAACTGAGGCCACACTTGTAACGTCACCAAATTCGGCGTTTACACCGGGGAACTTAGTGGTTTATCGTGTGGGTGACGGTGCCGCAGCTCTAACCTCAGCGGCAACGGCTGTTTTTCTTGATGAATATACAACATCAGGTACTCTTGTTCAGTCTATTGCGATGCCTACAACAGTAAGCGGAGCAAATCGCATCCTTACTGCTTCTGGAACCTCGACTTCAGAAGGATTTCTTTCGCGTTCTGCCGACGGCCAATATCTTGTGCTCGGTGGTTACGACAAGGCTGTCGCAGGAGCCGCCCCAAACAGCGATACTCCGGCAACAACAAATAGAGTCATCGGCCGTGTTAGCGCTGCTGGAACTGTTGACACTTCGACAGCACTAAATGATCCGACAGGAAATATTCGTGGAGCAGCAAGTACTAATGGAACCGATCTTTGGATGACGAGTTCGAGCAATGGCATTCGATATGCAGCATTTGGCACCGTTGGGGCTTCAACACAATTGAGCACCACAGTTACCAATCTTAGAGTTCCAGCGATTTTTGGTGGACAATTGTACACATCTACTAGTTCAGGGGCGACAGTCAGAATTGGTACTGTGGGAACGGGAACCCCGACAACGACAGGCCAGACAATCACTAATTTGGCGGGCTTTCCGTTAACTGGTGGGCCTTATAGTTACTTTTTTGCAGATCTCGATGCAGGTGTATCAGGGGTTGACACACTTTATGTTTCGGACGATGGCGCGGGACAAGTTCAAAAATATTCCTTGGTAGGAGCGAGTTGGTCGGCGAATGGAACGGTTACTTTGACAGCTGCAAGAGGATTGACTGGTACGGTTTCTGGCTCAACTGTGACGCTCTATATAACGGCCAATGGAACATCCTTGCAGACACTAACCGACTCTTCTGGTTATAACGCTACAATTACAGGAACTTTGGCAAGCCTCGCAACGCCGGGAACCAACACCGCCTTTCGCGGAGTCGCTCTTGTTCCAGACGGCGGTGGACCGACGCCAACGGCGACCAATAGTGCAACTGCATCGCCTACACCAACCTTCACATTTACGCCGACAAATACGCCGGCGGCTTCACCTACATTTACTAATACAGCAACACCGACAAATACGGCCACAAATACCGCAACGGCGACTCCGACGCAGACGCCGCCGACGGGACCGACATTTGTCATCAGCCAGGTTTATGGCGGCGGCGGTGCGACCAGCGGTACGCCTACTTATGAGTATGACTACGTTGAGCTTAAGAATATAACGAGTTCTGTTCAGTCGTTGAATCTGCTTAAACTGTATTACGGTGCTGCGGCCGGAAATTTTGCCAGCACTTCCGCTAACGAGTTTATCCTCCCAAATGTAAGCGTTAATCCGGGTCAATATTATCTTGTTCAGGTCGGCCCGGTCGGAACGGTTGGAAGTCCTTTGCCGGTAACTCCCGATGCGGTAACTCCGAATCTCACTATGTCGGCAACGAACGGTAAACTTGCTTTGGTGACGGGTCTGCTTCCGATCAACACTTGCGGTGCTACCGCAACTCCGTGCGATGCAACCCAGCTTTCGTACATCGTTGATTGGGTTGCTTGGGGAGCTGCCGGAAACGGCGGCGCAAGCGGCGGTGGTGAAGGCGGAACGACAGTTAACAATGGTGTTGCGATAGACAATACAATTGGCGGTGTGCGTAAAGTATTTGGATGCTTGGACACAAATAACAACAACGACAATTTTGACGTTGTGACAAATCCCGTTCCGCGCAATTTGGCATCTCCCGTATTTGACTGTGCGGGAGCTTCGCCAACACCTACGCATACACCAACGGGCACACCCACGAACACGTCAACGCCGACACCAACGGGCACGGCGACCAATACTGCTACACCGACTCCGACACAAACGCCACCAACCGGGCCGACGTTTGTTTTGAGCCAGGTTTACGGCGGCGGCGGTGGAACGGGCACATATCAGTATGATTATGTTGAGATCAAAAATATTACGGCCAGTGTGCAGTCGCTTCATCTCCTCAAGCTGTATTACGGTTCGGCTCTTGGTAATTTTGCGAGCGGCGCATCAAATGAGTTCTTGCTTCCTAATGTCAGTCTGAATCCTGGACAATTTTACCTTGTCCAGCTTGGTTCGGCTGGAACCGGAGCGGCTTTGCCTGTAACTCCTGACCTGATAACTACTAACTTGAACATGTCTGCTACAAGCGGCAAAATTGCTTTGGTAACTGGCCTGCTTGCTCCCGACACTTGTGGAGCGACCGCTACGCCCTGCGACGCGACTCAGCTTAGTTACATTGTCGATTGGGTCGCATACGGCGCAGCTGGAAACGGTACCGCGGGTAATGGTGAGGGCGGAACATCAGTGAACAATGGCGTTGCCATAACAAATGCGGACGGAGGCGTGCGTAAAGTTAATGGGTGTCAGGACACTAACAACAACAATGTTGATTTTGATGTTGTGACTCCGCCGGTTCCGCGTAACACATCGACCACGATCGCATGCGGCGGGGCAACGCCAACGTCAACGAACACTCCAACCGCAACAGCCACTGGTACACCTAGCGGTAGTTCAGTAGCCGGAACGGTAACATACGGAAACCCAGCATCGCCGACGACGAAGTTCATCTCGAACGCGACGGTGGCAAGCACGGTTGGATCGCCGCTCGTTACGACGACAACAGCGGCACCTGGCGGAACGGCCGGACAATATACGCTGACCGGATTCGGTGCGGGTAATTACACTGTCGGAGTGACGAAGACGACGGGACAGAACGGAGTCTCATCAGCTGATGCTGCTAGGATCGCCCAACATGTGGCCGGTTCGAACATTATCCCGACATCCCGTCAAAGGATCGCTGCCGACGTAACGAACAACGGAGCACTGTCATCGACCGACGCAGCGCAGATCGCAAGGTTTGTGTCAGGACTTGGAGCACCGGTAGGACTGACGAACCAGTGGAGGTTCTTTGTCCCGAGCGTAACAGAACCGACGTTCCCGATCGGAGCATCACCGACAACGAGGTCATACACAGACCCGATCGGTGTTCAGACCGGACAGGACTACATCGGTATCCTTGTGGGCGAGGTGACGGGTAACTGGGCAGCAGGTCCGCTTCGACCGGCAGCAGGTCCTGAAAGGAGCACGGCAATAGCAGCTCCGAGACTTGTGACACCGGCAGACAGCGAAGTGATCATACCTGTGGCTATCAACGGAGCGGTGAATAAGGGAATTATCTCTTATGAATTCGATCTCCGTTATGATCCGACAGTGATCCAGCCTCAGGCAGAGCCTGTTGACCTGGCAGGAACGGTTAGCCGCGGCTTAACAGCAGTGGCAAACCCGAACGAGCCGGGACTGCTTCGAGTGGTCATGTACGGAGCGTATCCGATCGACAGCAACGGATTGCTGCTCAACCTCAAGTTCACGGCAGTCGGAGCCCCTGGTTCCACCTCGCCGCTTACTTGGGAGAACGTGATGTTCAACGAAGGCGATCCGGGAACGCTTACAACGGACGGAACGGTTGAATTGTCAGCCTCGGCACCAAACCAGGCCGAGTTGACAGGCCGTGTGGTGAACACGATGGGACAGGGCATTGCAAATGCCCGCGTCACATTGACGGACACCACAACGGGAGCGATCCGTTCTGCAATGTCGAATGGATTCGGAGCATATCGTTTCGGAGGGCTGACAGTCGGCCAGACGTACACGGTCAGCGTCGATTCCAAGCACTCGGCATTCGCCCCGCTGACAGTCAGCATCACAGGGCAGTCGGTCAACACAGACATGATCGCCGCTCAGTAA
- a CDS encoding CSLREA domain-containing protein yields MLNNKLSHRNNLKMRFMFAFVFAIMATLAAFSVNVNAATFVVNTTADTQDAAPGNGTCADANGACSMRAAITEANALAGADVITLGAVTYTISLTAANEDLNAGGDFDITSPLTINGAGAATIVQADAAPNTATERVFHISGTGATAVTLNAMTIQNGKALDATDGGRGGGVKVDGGTAFNSNTFTITNSTLKDNFADTRGAGITINKYNSIITNCTFTGNVAGSAFGTGGAGGALLIDSQDNVAVPTMTSVITNTVMTGNKAESSVANTFGGAVIVRAVDATVTFEGCTINNNISNAITAASFTGFAGGLYNQQAKMIVRNSSVSGNTSSHFHAGIRNLASTAAAATLDIIDSTISNNTSAAATGQGGGITNILGGTFDATVNVDHSTISGNILSGATSIGGGLINTGSAGGAALLTVTNSTVSGNSAADIGGVYSDGSAATCIIDFSTVANNSATNTVPPAQGGGIFQDTTAGGSTFVSNTISADNTANADVDINELPVSLDYNHFESPNPAFVGAAHDVLTGDPGLGALANNGGGTQTHIPGALVQNTIPNGTNGCGSPINDDQRRQPRPFPAGGACDKGSVEVGTGTTPTNTNTATPTATSTVGPTATNTNTATPTATSTVGPTATNTNTATPTATSTVGPTATNTNTATPTATSTVGPTATNTSTATATSTGTAFPSPSCTPTNVIVDGGFESGGVPSTIWNNPQTSTNFGTALCTVAACGTGGGTAAPRNGTTWAWFGGATAPETATLGQSVVIPAGTAELRFWMRIGSVVTPFTDVLNIKVDGTTVQSYTEPDTAEGAYVERVINLSAFANGASHNITFEYIGPTTGASNFSVDDVALNVVGGGCSTSTPTATNTATATATATFTPSFTPTPPTAQTFSNTAAVCTTLGTTADIYPSNITVTGGPTQVGNIRVIFNSFWHLSPDNFDALLVGPGGQKYVLMADAGGVIAVNQGSPVNLTFADFQPLVLPDSGPLVTGTTEPTTWESPVTSFQAPAPPAPYIEAGSVPFGSIGTTMFGAFGLQPSNGTWSLYLRDDAGAFVSPTAVSGCLDGGWTLQFLPLTAAPASISGRVLTANGQGIRNAKVVVTGTTLSEPVVISTGSMGYYSLEGLQAGQTYIVSVISQRYTFTNGTRVISLVDNVADADFMADPGE; encoded by the coding sequence ATGTTGAATAATAAATTGTCGCACAGGAATAATCTGAAAATGCGATTTATGTTTGCCTTCGTGTTCGCCATTATGGCAACTTTGGCTGCATTTTCTGTAAATGTGAACGCCGCAACATTTGTGGTTAATACTACTGCTGACACGCAGGATGCGGCACCGGGCAATGGTACATGCGCGGATGCCAATGGAGCATGCTCAATGAGAGCGGCAATTACGGAGGCCAATGCTCTTGCCGGTGCGGATGTTATAACGCTCGGCGCCGTAACATACACGATATCGCTGACCGCAGCTAACGAGGATCTGAATGCCGGAGGCGACTTCGATATAACATCGCCGCTGACGATCAACGGAGCTGGAGCTGCGACGATCGTTCAGGCTGACGCTGCTCCGAACACAGCGACGGAGCGTGTGTTTCACATTTCAGGTACGGGAGCGACCGCAGTCACGCTGAACGCGATGACGATACAGAACGGCAAGGCTCTGGACGCGACGGACGGCGGACGCGGCGGAGGTGTCAAGGTTGACGGCGGAACAGCTTTCAACTCGAACACGTTCACGATCACCAACTCTACCCTAAAGGATAACTTCGCAGACACGCGCGGCGCCGGAATTACGATCAACAAATACAATTCGATCATCACGAACTGTACATTTACTGGCAACGTAGCAGGAAGTGCGTTCGGCACCGGCGGTGCCGGCGGAGCATTGCTGATCGATTCGCAGGACAACGTAGCAGTTCCGACGATGACCTCGGTCATTACGAATACAGTGATGACCGGCAACAAGGCAGAATCATCAGTAGCCAATACGTTTGGCGGAGCGGTCATCGTTCGTGCGGTGGATGCAACAGTAACGTTTGAAGGCTGCACGATCAACAACAATATTTCGAACGCTATCACTGCTGCGTCATTTACCGGATTCGCCGGTGGACTTTACAATCAGCAGGCAAAGATGATCGTCAGGAACAGTTCGGTCAGCGGCAACACATCGAGTCACTTTCATGCCGGTATCCGAAATCTTGCTTCGACAGCAGCAGCGGCTACACTCGATATCATCGACAGTACGATCAGCAACAACACGTCAGCAGCGGCGACAGGCCAGGGCGGCGGTATCACGAACATTCTTGGTGGAACCTTTGACGCGACTGTGAACGTTGACCACTCGACGATCAGCGGCAATATACTGTCAGGTGCGACGAGCATCGGCGGCGGCCTTATCAACACCGGCAGTGCCGGCGGAGCTGCATTGTTGACAGTTACAAATTCAACTGTTTCGGGAAATAGTGCTGCAGACATCGGCGGAGTTTACTCTGACGGATCGGCAGCGACCTGCATCATCGATTTCTCGACCGTAGCAAACAACAGTGCTACTAACACCGTACCACCTGCACAAGGCGGCGGTATTTTCCAGGACACGACAGCAGGCGGATCGACGTTTGTATCGAACACGATCTCTGCTGACAACACAGCTAACGCAGACGTTGATATTAACGAACTTCCTGTTTCGCTTGATTACAACCACTTCGAAAGTCCCAATCCTGCTTTCGTAGGAGCGGCCCATGATGTCCTCACCGGCGATCCCGGCTTGGGTGCTTTGGCAAATAACGGCGGCGGAACTCAGACACATATACCGGGTGCTCTAGTCCAAAACACGATCCCGAACGGAACAAACGGCTGCGGCTCTCCGATCAATGATGATCAGCGTCGTCAACCCCGTCCATTCCCTGCAGGCGGTGCCTGTGATAAGGGTTCGGTTGAAGTAGGAACTGGCACGACGCCAACAAATACAAATACCGCAACGCCTACGGCCACTTCAACTGTTGGCCCAACTGCTACAAATACAAACACAGCAACGCCTACAGCCACTTCGACTGTTGGCCCAACTGCTACAAATACAAACACAGCAACGCCTACAGCCACTTCGACTGTTGGCCCAACTGCTACAAATACGAACACAGCGACGCCTACGGCGACATCGACTGTCGGCCCGACGGCGACAAATACTTCTACGGCTACCGCTACATCGACAGGAACGGCATTCCCGAGCCCGTCATGTACGCCTACCAACGTTATTGTTGACGGCGGATTTGAGAGCGGTGGTGTTCCGAGCACTATTTGGAACAATCCGCAGACCTCGACCAACTTTGGTACGGCTCTTTGTACCGTAGCGGCATGCGGCACCGGCGGCGGTACTGCAGCTCCGCGTAATGGTACAACATGGGCATGGTTTGGCGGAGCTACAGCGCCTGAAACAGCAACGCTCGGACAAAGCGTTGTGATCCCGGCAGGTACGGCAGAACTTCGATTCTGGATGCGTATCGGATCGGTCGTTACACCGTTCACCGATGTCCTGAATATCAAGGTTGACGGCACAACGGTTCAGAGCTACACGGAACCGGATACCGCTGAAGGTGCTTACGTCGAACGCGTGATCAACCTCAGTGCTTTTGCTAATGGTGCTTCGCATAACATTACCTTCGAGTACATTGGCCCAACAACCGGTGCCTCTAACTTCTCGGTAGATGATGTGGCGCTCAATGTAGTAGGTGGTGGATGTTCGACAAGTACCCCAACTGCAACGAACACGGCCACTGCAACTGCAACTGCAACATTCACTCCGTCGTTCACACCGACACCGCCAACGGCGCAGACATTCTCCAATACGGCTGCTGTCTGTACAACACTTGGCACGACGGCTGATATTTATCCGTCGAACATCACTGTTACGGGCGGACCGACGCAGGTCGGCAACATTCGTGTCATTTTCAACAGCTTCTGGCACCTATCACCGGATAACTTCGACGCACTACTCGTCGGGCCCGGCGGACAGAAGTATGTTCTCATGGCAGATGCCGGCGGTGTTATCGCTGTCAATCAGGGATCACCGGTCAATCTGACCTTTGCTGACTTCCAGCCGCTTGTCCTGCCTGATTCCGGTCCATTAGTTACCGGAACAACAGAACCGACGACATGGGAATCACCCGTTACTTCATTCCAGGCACCTGCTCCTCCGGCTCCTTATATTGAGGCTGGTAGCGTACCGTTTGGATCGATCGGCACGACGATGTTCGGTGCGTTTGGCTTGCAGCCGAGCAACGGTACGTGGAGCTTGTATCTCCGCGACGACGCTGGTGCATTTGTCAGTCCGACGGCCGTCTCAGGCTGTTTGGATGGCGGATGGACACTTCAGTTCCTGCCGCTTACTGCAGCACCTGCCTCGATCTCGGGACGTGTGTTGACGGCAAACGGTCAGGGCATTCGCAATGCGAAGGTCGTTGTTACGGGCACCACGCTTAGTGAGCCGGTCGTTATTTCGACCGGATCGATGGGCTACTACTCGCTCGAAGGATTGCAGGCTGGTCAGACATACATCGTGTCTGTCATCTCGCAGCGTTACACCTTCACAAACGGAACCCGCGTTATCAGCTTAGTCGACAACGTCGCCGATGCTGACTTCATGGCTGATCCGGGCGAATAA